The DNA segment CCGCGAAGGATAGCGTCGGCACGGTAGAGCTGTTCGTATAGAATTACGCGCGCCATTTCGTGTGTGAAGGTCATGGGTGACAGGCTGATTTTGTACTGGCATTTTTGCAGTACTTCTTGTGAAAGACCGAACGCGCCACCAATTATGAGGGTCGGAGTACGGTTGTTATCCATGCCGATTCTGTCGAGCATTTGAGAAAATTTTACTGAGGTGTATGTTTTTCCGTGCTCATCCATGCAGATAGGTATATCTGTTGGAGAAAGGGCAGCGAGAATTCGTTTTCCTTCATCGTTATTTCGTTCAAGCGGCTTCATCTTAGCATTGCCGTCTTTAACGATGACTTCTTGAAATTTATAACTACGCTTCAGGCGGGTAATGTAGTGATCGGCTGCATCTGTCCAGAAGCGTTCTTTAATTTTGCCAACGGCAATAATTTTGAGCTGAATCATGTAGAAACTCCATCATTGGAGATATAATCGGGTTATTGAATCCGTATTGGCTGCCTGTGTACCGTTTAATGGGCAGTTTCTCAATGAAAAGGATAGAGGTAGGTTTATGATTGTCTCAACACTTAGCATTTCCGAAGCTGTAACTGCCCTCAAACAGGGAGAAGTTATTTGTTATCCCACTGAAACTTTTTATGCAGTGGGCTGCAACGCGCTTGATCCGCTTGCAGTAGAGGCTGTTTACAAGGCAAAAAAACGTTCTGGCTCCATGCCTTTACCGGTACTTATCGGAAGCATTGATCAATTGCGACTTGTAACAGATGTTTCTTCAGATATCGTGCATGCGTTGGCTAATCGTTTCTGGCCAGGTTCCCTGTCTATTTTAGTGACTGCATCTGACCGTATTTCTCCAGTTCTTACAGGTGAAACCGGTAGGGTTGCCGTGCGTGTAACCCCGCATCCAGTTGCTCAAAAGTTGTGCATTGAAGCAGGCGTTCCATTGGTTTCAACCAGTGCTAATATGAGCGGACGTCCTGCAGTGACCGCAGCGTCTGCACTTGATCCGGAACTGACAGAAAATGTGGCAGGTGTGGTCGATCTTGAACCTGCACCGGCAGGTGGTTTGGCATCAACATTGGTTGAGATTGTTGGTCCCCGTGCAGTACGGATTGTGCGTAATGGTGCTGTTTCTGAGATTGAACTGCGCACCTCTGGATTAGCAGTTGTGCCGCGAGTCGCAGGCGCATAATTTTCTAGAGATATACTTGAAAATGGTAACAGTCGTAGAGCTGATTGAAAGTAAAAAGTTTTTTGTACAACTGTTGGCATTTTTTTAGGTTGGTTCAAATCTTTTTACAGAAGCTGGGATGTGATTTTTTTGCATGTTTTTCGGGATGCTATAGATACCGGAGCTTGCGAAGATTCTAATAAGCTTTGGAGCGTTATGGCACCCTTTGTGCAGATATCCCTTCATATCCTTCTTTTTTTAAAAAGCACCTCTCTAGTGGTCAGGGAGGTGCTTTTTTGTTGTACTATTTTTACGCGTTATACTTAAGCTACACCTACTCACGCTATGTAATAAAGGAGAGAGACTCATGAGTATAACTTATGATATACCGTGCCCTAATTGTTCTGCGCCTGTTACCATGTACCGAAATCCGGCGCCTACAGTTGATATCGTTATTTATGACCCCAATCAGGGCGTCGTGTTGATAGAGCGTGCTAATGAACCGCATGGGTGGGCATTGCCTGGGGGCTTTATTGACTATGGGGAAACCTGTGAGGCGGCTGCAATCCGTGAAGCAAAGGAAGAGACGAATCTTGATGTCACTCTAACCGAACTCATTGGTGTGTACTCTGACCCTACAAGAGATCCAAGACACCACACAATGAGCGTCGCATATAGCGCTGTGGCAAATGATGTTTCTATTTTAACGGCTGGTGATGATGCACAAAATGCTCGCTTTTTCCCGCTGGAGTCCTTGCCGCACATAGTGTTTGACCATAATTTAATAGTTGAGGATTTTGCAAAGCGTCTCAAACGATTGAATAAGTAACGCGTCAAAATCGATAAATCATGTCCTGAAAAATACTGCTACGCTATTGTTGTTGCAGGTCGACATTTTTATAAATGTCGACCTTTCAATACGCAAACTAACGAGGAGCATAGTGTGGGGGCAGACGTAGTATTTATCGCATCTGAGATTTTTCCGTTTTCAAAAACGGGTGGTCTTGGAGATGTTTTGGGTGCGTTACCTTTGGCTTTACACAATAAAGGGATTAAAACAGCGGTAATTACGCCTTTTTATGGAAGAATAGGTACTGCTGAATACGATATTCGTCTCGCATGGTCAGATGTTCCGGTGGGGTATCCTTGGGCCCCGATTACTGCGGACGTGTATCAAGCTGATTATAAAGGAATGCCTGTCTATTTTATTCATCGTAGTGAATATTTCGACAGGCGTTTTTATTATTGTAATCATCGCGGTGATTTTTTTGATAATGCTGAGCGTTTTATATTTTTTAACAGAGCAGCACAAAGCTTGATGGAGCGGTTTGAAACTGCCCCGCAGATTATCCATGCGCATGACTGGCAGGCTGCGCTTTCACCTGCGTATCTTTACTATAATCGTATGAAGAACCCGTTCTGGGAAGACACTCGTTCCGTATTTACTATCCATAATCTTGCATTTCAGGGACGTTTTGCATCGCGTCTTTTTGAAAATTGTGGCCTTCCACCTTCCGCATGGTCAATGCATGGCGTTGAGTTTTATGGTGATTTTAACTTCATGAAAGCTGGCATTTCGTACGCAGATAAAATCACCACCGTATCACCAAACTACTCCAAAGAAATTTTAACACAGCAATTCGGTTGTGATCTGCATAATGTTTTGATGGCACGTAAAGATCGCCTGCATGGAATTTTGAATGGTGCAGATTATGACGTTTGGAATCCTGAAAATAATAAGTACCTGGCTAAGGCATATACAAGAAATAATGTTCGGGGAAAACGAACCTGCAAATGTAGTTTAATTGAAGAGCTTGGGCTTGATCCGGAGCTTAAGAAACGTCCTCTGCTTGGCTTCATTGGACGCCTGCGAAAGCAGAAGGGCGTGAATATGCTGGTGGATGTTATTCCTGAGCTTATGGAGAAAAATGTAGGGCTTGTAGTGCTTGGTGAAGGTAATCTGGAACGTGAAGCTACTCTCCTCAATTACATGGAAACATATCCGAAAAAAATGTGCACAATTGTGGATTACACAGAAGAGCTTGCCCATAAGATTCAGGCAGCTTCGGATATATTCTTAATGCCTTCAACATATGAACCATGTGGCCTCACCCAGTTGTATGCATTGAAGTTTGGTACCATTCCGGTAGCCAGTGCTGTAGGCGGATTGCATGATACAATAATGTCTTGGCCGCACCCTCATGCCACTGGGTTTACATTCGAAAACATTAACAGTGGTGCTTTTATTGATTCGATTAGTGACGCTATAGATGTATGGGAAAATAACCCTCGCGAGTTCCGGAGGATAATCGGACGAGCCATGGCGAAGGATTTCTCTTGGGACAAGGCTGCTAACGAGTATGTGGCGTTATACAAAGAGCTTGGCCTGCGCACGTAACAGTATAGAATTTGGAGCATATAATGAGGGGTAAATTAAAGAGCGTTCCGGCTTTTTTTGAACCGTTTGATTTATATTTATTCGGCAAAGGAACGCACTGGGATTTATATCGTTTCCTTGGAGCGCATTCGGTTGAGGTAGATGGCGTGAAGGGATACCGCTTTGCAGTGTGGGCACCGAATGCTCAGGAGGTACACGTTGCTGGTGATTTTAACGAATGGCATTTCAGAGAACTTCCTTTGTACCCAGTGGGAGAATCTGGCATATGGGCAGCATTTGTTGCCGGAGTACAGAAAGGTCAGTTATATAAGTTCAGCGTCCTAGGAGAAGATGGGCGGGATGTATACAAAGTTGACCCCTTTGCTTTTTATTGTGAGCTTCGTCCCGGTGTTGCTTCTCGTACATGGGAGCTGGACAACTATACATGGGCAGATGATGAGTGGATGCAGGAGCGGCGTAAGCAAGGTCCTCCCTTGGATCAGCCAATATCTATTTATGAAGTTCATCTTGGATCATGGTGCCGTGATCATGATTCCGAAAGCGACGGGTTCTTGCCATACGGGCAAATTGCCGAATTGCTCATTAACTATGTGAAGGACATGGGCTTTACCCATGTAGAATTACTTCCGGTAGCAGAACATCCACTTGATGAATCATGGGGTTACCAAACCAGTAACTACTATGCGCCAACATCTCGATTTGGTACGCCGGAAGAATTTAAAGGTTTTGTCGATGCGTTGCATAACGCAGGTATTGGTATCTTTCTTGATTGGGTTCCAGCACATTTTCCTAAAGATGACTGGTGCCTTGGACGGTTCGACGGAAGTGCGCTTTACGAGCACCTTGATCCTCAACTTGGTGAGCACCCTGATTGGGGAACGTACATATTTAATTATGGGCGGCATGAAGTTCGTAACTTTTTGTTTTCAAATGCTCTGTACTGGTTGCGTGAGTTTCATATAGACGGGCTTCGCATAGATGCCGTCGCTTCCATGCTGTATCTCGATTATTCCCGATGTGAAGGGGAGTGGTGTCCGAATAAATACGGCGGACGTGAAAATCTTGAAGCAATAGATTTTTTACGGGAGCTTAACCGCGTGGCGCATGAGCAGTTTCCAGGTGTGGCCATGATCGCCGAAGAGTCCACCTCGTGGCCGGGAGTTTCTCGCCCTCTTTATACAGGGGGGCTCGGGTTTACGTTCAAGTGGAATATGGGCTGGATGCACGACAGTCTTACTTATTTCTCTACTGATCCAATCTATCGAAGTTACGCCCACAATAGTCTTACTTTCAGTATGCTCTATGCCTTTAGTGAGAACTTTATTCTTCCGCTATCCCATGATGAAGTTGTGCACGGAAAGGGAACAATTTTGAGCAAAATGAGTGGCGATGTTTGGCAACAACAAGCCAACCTTCGGCTCCTGTTCTCATACATGTGGGCGCACCCTGGTAAGAAGATGATCTTTATGGGGAGTGAGTTCGGGCAGTGGAATGAATGGAACCCAAGGGAGGAAATAGATTGGTGTCTTCTTCAATTTCCTGCACATGATGGTATTCGTACTCTCGTGCGGGACCTTAACCGCATGCTGGTAACTGAAGAAGCTATGCACAAAGACGATGTTAGCTGGGAGGGCTTCAGGTGGGTTGATTTTTCTGATTATGGGGCGTCTGTAATAAGCTTCGTCCGTATGGGGGGCGATGGTGCTCCTCTGTTCTGGATATTTAACTTCACTCCTGTGGTGCGACATCATTATCGTGTTGCTAGTCCCAAATGCGGTGTGTGGGAAGAAATTCTCAATAGCGACAGTATGTATTACGGGGGCTCCAATGTCGGAAACATTGGGGCAATAGAGACATGTTCGGACGACTTTGGTGGCGAAGGATTCATAGAACTTACACTTCCTCCACTGGGTGCCATATGTTTGAAGTATCAAGGTGGGCGATAGGGAGAAGAATGTGCCTGCAGTGCTTGAGTTGTGTTGTCTTCGATGTGCAAAGGTGCCAGTGCGTTGTATCTTCGCGAGAGGAGTGCCCGTTTGACTACGATTAGGCGAGTGAGGACGTTTTTGGGATATTGAGTTGTGGTTTTAAGGCGCTGTGAACAGAAGTTCTTGCGCCATTTTTTTTGTACGAGTACTGCTTGATAGTTATGTAAGGCGATAAATATTACTTGTTAGGGTCAAGGGGGGTGACTTTCCTTGCGGGTTATAGGGCAACGCCCTGCCCGCCGGAGGCATCGCCGATAAAAAAGGTGAGATATAATGGAACCGAAAATTATTGTTCACGGTGGTGCATGGACAATTCCTGACGATCGCAAGCAGGCTCACCTTGATGGGTGCCGTAACGCTGTTGAGGCAGCATACCCGTTGTTGTTGCAGGGTGCGAGTGCTCTTGATGCTGTTCAGGCTGCGATTAATGTTCTTGAAAAGGATGATACATTTGATGCAGGCCGTGGAGCAGTGTTGAATGCTGATGGTCAGATTGAGCTTGATGCATCCATTATGGACGGTAAAGATTTAAATTTTGGCGCGGTTGCTGGTGTTCGTCGATTTATGACTCCGGTAGACATTGCGCGCAAGGTTTTAGAAACAGAATTTTGTTTCCTTATAGGCGAAGGTGCTGAGCGATTTGCTCGTGAACAAGGACTCACAGAGTGTGATCCTCGTGATCTGTTTGTAGAGCGAGAGCTGCAGTTGTATGAAAAACTTCGCAGTAAGGACGGGTATTCAACCCATGATGCTTTTGCTCCAATGCCGAAAGGCACAGTAGGCGCAGTTGCCCTTGATAAAGATGGTAATATTGCAGCATCAACGTCTACAGGCGGTACCCCATACAAATTACCGGGTCGTGTGGGGGATTCCCCTATCTGTGGTGCTGGAGTGTATGCCGATAACGAACTGGGCGGAGCCTCTTGCACAGGATTCGGTGAAGGAGTTATCCGTACGCTTATGTGCGCCAAGGCGTGTGAGTACCTGAGTCAACATGATGCATCATTAGCAGCAAAAGAGGCTATTGAAATGCTGTATCGCCGAGTGCAAGGACATGCAGGGGTTATCTTGCTGGATAAGGACGGTAACTACGGAATTTATCATAATACAGATCACATGGCCCATGCGTATGTTTTGCCGGATGGTACGATACATACTACGGTTCATAAGGATTCGTAAAAAAGAAAAGCCGCTCAAATAGAGCGGCTTTTTTTATTGTAAATGTGGCTTGGGAGCTTATACGCCCATTGCTTCACGGATTGCTTCGATACCGTGTTCTTCTACGTAGCGAGCTACGCGCTGCTTTTTCTTAGCAGTTTCGTTGTAGTGGGTGAGGAAGCGGTTGAGAAGATCGAGAGCTTCTTCTTCGGTAAGATTGTCCGCGAGAGTATCTGCGATACGTGGACGGGAGCCGGAGTTACCACCGATAACCATAGTCCAACCTTTTTTACCGCCAATGAAGCCGATGTCACGGATGTGGCTTTCGGAACAGCCGATAGGACAGCCACAAACGCCAACTTTGATTTTAGCAGCAGTTTTGAGGGTGCCGATTTTTTCGGTAAGGGTTTTGCCGAGACCTAAGGAATCGCACTGACCCATTTTACACCAGTCGGTACCAGGGCAAGCCTGAATGTAGTGACCACCAATGCGGAATGGTACTTCTTCAGCTGCGTTTGCCATGTCTTCTTCATTAAGACCGATGAGCGCGATACGCTGACCGGAAGTAATTTTGAGAAGAGGTACATCGTACTTGTCTGCTACGTCTGCGAGCTGACGAAGTTCGTCTGCGGTTACAACACCGGAAGGTGGGGTGAGACGAATCTGATATGTTTCTTTGTCGCGCTGAATAAGTGCGCTTGCAGGTAATGTTGCCATGTGTGACTCCAATATATGATGGTACATACGAAAAATTACGTTTCGTTTGAAGCAAAGGATTCAGATAGCAAAACAGTTTTACCTTGTGCAAGGGAGAATTAGATAATGAATTTTGTCACGATCTAATGTTTGTAAAAACAGTGTGTTGTAAAATGTATGGTGGGTGGTCTTTTTGCGATAATGAATAAAATTGAATGAATGTTGCAATACAGAAACAAAAGTTACGCTTGGAATGGGATAACATTCAAGAGTGTGATCCTTGAATTGCTAGTTGAGATAACGTTTCATTTCGCTGGAGATCTGCCAGAAGCAAGAAAAACGGCGTAATATCAGAGGAAGAATACTACTTGGCGTTTGTTGAGAACAGGGGAAGACTTACCTCGTTAACCTCCTCACCTAACTTGTGTTCTAAATCGGGGCGGCATGTGGGTACCGCCCCTCATATGAGAATGTTTATTTAGATTTTTTGAAGATGATGAGCGGACAGTTTTTACATACATCCTGACCAGGGAAGCCGTCGCCAGGTTTAGTAATGGAAGAACTACCGAGATTTTCAATGCGTTCGAGCAGACGTTCGTAGGTCGCGATCATCTTTTCTCCAGGGATCATAACGTTGATTTCACCGCGTTCTGTTTTACCTGCGTTGTAGCTGCCGGAGCATGACGGAACCATGTTGAACTCGTTCGTAATATAAGAGAATACAGTGCCGCCACAGGCAGAGGAGTTCATGGTGATTGCAGGACGGAGAGGGTGGGTGTCCGTAGCCGCCATGTAGTCAACAGCAAGGTGATATGCCTGCATGTTATCTACATAGAAGTGAACAACGTCCGGAGTCTTAGTTGCGCTTGCGAGCGGCATAACAGCTATGCCGATCAACCCTTCAGGCATCTGGGATTTAGTTTCAATAAAACGCTTCGCTTGTTCAGGGTTGCGTGTGTATTTTGCGTGGCTTTTTACTTCTGCTTCATCAAGACCTTTCCAGCCGAAGCTGTAATGAGCGTTGGAGCAATAGAGCATTTCTTTTGTGCCGTATACGTTTTGACCTTTCATGCGTGCAGCAATTTCCCACTGGCAGTAAGTCATTGGCTTTACTGGTACGTGTACTTCGTTCTCTTCGAGGTACTTATCAGCTTCTGCCTGATCATAGAAAAATTTGATTGCAATCGGGTAGTGATAGAGGCGCATTTCGCGCATCAGGGTTGCTTGCATTTCTTTAAAGTCTACGGACATGATTCTTCTCCCGTTTGTTTCTTGTGAAGATTCAGTCATTCCACCAAGGTAGGTGGTTGATCTCGTTGTTTTGTGAAAGTGGAATTTCCAATGCGGCATGTAGCCAGCAAAGAAAGCTGAAAAAAGAAGTAAGTCACATTAATTCACAAGCAAAGTCTATTTTTTCTTAGTCTAGGTGTTGAATTTTGTGATTTTATTCACATGTCGTGGTTTAAGATTGTTGAATAACAGTTTGTTATTCTTTTTTTATAAATAGATAAGTGCTGTGCATAGAATAAAGAAAGGCGAATTCCAGCTCAACCCCTCTCCGTTTTTTGCTTGTAACCGGTAGAGTTGCTTTCAGACTCTGTACGAAATTTGCCGCTCTATAGTATGATGGAACATCGTATGTCGGTGTGACAGTGTGTGCAGGTAGATAAATGAGTATGGGGTAAGAGAAAAGGAATATTGAAATGCATGAAACAAGAGTCGGTAGCTATGAAACTCCATCACGTTTTCATAAAGTGTTTCGTCCTTGGGGAACGTATCAAGTCATGGGGGAAGGTCCTCGATATCAGGTAAGGCGGCTCACGGTATATCCCGGACAGGCTCTGTCCTTACGGAAACATTATCATCGGGCAGAACATTGGATTGTGGTGCGTGGTACAGCGTTGCTTACTTGTGGTGATGAAAAAAAGTTACTGACAGTAAGTGAGTCAAAGTACGTCCCTGTTGGTATGGTTTACCGCTTGGAAAATCCTGGTAAGTTGAATCTCGAAGTCATTGAGGTGCAAAGTGGTGAATATGTAGGTGAGGACGATATTGTGCGGTTATGATCGTGCGCATATGCGCATCTCGCAGTTGTAGAGTGCTTAGGTAAGGACACGAAAGGTTCTTGAAGAGGACAGGAGAGTATTTTCCCCTGTCCTTTGGTACAATGTTTTTTTTGATGCTTGGTCGTAGGTTATTTTTTCGGTTTATTCTTTAATGGGTTTGAAGGACCGGATAATGGTTTTTCGCTTTGTGATCCTTTTGGAGGGTATTCAAGTTTATCCAGCAACTCTTCTCGGCGTTCTTCAGAAAAATCAGGGAAGGGGAGCTGCCCTTTTGAGCGCCATTTTTGAACTTCAGATTCAATATGTTGGCATTGTTCCAGGTTCACTTCATTGTCTCGACTGGTATAGATTGTTTGTGAAGGGAAGGCTGTGCTGCTTCCTGATTCACTTATAATATCTTCGATTCGTAGAAAAATATCTTCCTGAATAGCAAGAAACGTATTTTGATCTTGGCAATTCAGGTATGCGAAGATTTCAATGTCCTTGGAAAAATCGCCGTATCCTATAAAACGGACTCGAGCAGGATTTGGTGTAACCTTTGGGTGACCTAGAAGTAGCTCGCGTAATTTTATCAGTATCCACCGCATTTGCTCAGGCGTTGTCTCGTCACGAAGTTGAATAACCGTATTGAAAAGTCGTTTGTCGCGTAATTGCAAGTTTTCCAGAGCCATCTGTGCCAAGTCAGCATTTGGTACGGTGATTATGGTCCTTTCACTTGATCGGATTCGTGTGGAAATTAATCCGATGTGTTCCACAGTGCATTGTTTGCCATTGTAACGACATAAATCTCCTACTTTAATTGGCTTGTTAAAAAGCAAGGTTAGGCAACCAATAATATTCGCAAAGGTATGTTTAGCTGCCAGTGCGACAGCTAAGCCACCAACACCGAAACCTGCCAATAACGGGAGCATATCGAGACCGAGTCTTTGGCCTCCTTTGACTATAATTACACCAGCAGCAACGGCTCCGAGGACACGTGAAGTTAATTTTAAGATAGTGGCATTGAAACCTTCTTTAGCCATGAGCGGAGAAGTTGTGATGGTTTCTGCTGCTGCGTTGCAAAACGAGAATGCAGCCCACGCAGAAACGAGAATTAAAAGGACCTTGCCTCCGGTTACAACAGTAACCAGAAGATCACCTGTAAGGTTGGCTTCTTTAGTTAGAAAATAAACACCTATGTATGTTGCTGAGATGATTACGAGAGGGAGTAATAATCTCAGCCAGTCTCGGAGTGGTCTTTTTTGTGATTTTGCTGGAACCCATATAAAACGGAAGGCCATGTAGGTTGTTAAGAGTATGAAAGCAATGCTGAACGCTAAGGCAAGCCATTGCCAAAGAGGATGTTTCCCGTATGCTTTTTTTAATGAGTCAGGAAAGTTGTTAATTAACGTGCTTAAGAGATGGGCCTGAGGAACGAGAACTCCAGGGGTTGAGATGTAATGGTTGTAAAACCCTTCCGTTTTTTCGGGAGGGATATATTCTTCTGGAGATGCTGCTGTTAGGTAGTCTGGGCGGTATGGATGGTCTTTGATCTGTTGATAGAAATGACGAAGGCGCCTCACAGTCTCTGCGCTAAAAAGAAATTGCCCTTGTCTTTCTCCTTCTTTTATCTCTACGATTTCAATTTCTGTGTTTGGAAAGCGCCAGTGGTATTGATATGATTTTCCATGAATCTCTTTTTGAGAGGCCAATTGTGCTGTCACCATGGCGGCATCTGGGACAAAGTCAATCTGAGGAAGAGGAAGGCGGTCTATAATTTCTTTTAGTAGCAGTACGGACTCAATGCCGACATCCTCACGATGAGCTACAGGAACGTCGTGTAGGTCTAGCGTATCAATAGCCCGTTCAAAAAGATCATCTGCAGCCTGTTGTGCTTCCAGGATTTTAGCTTTTGTCATTGTGGAGTGTGATTGATTGACTTTAGTGATGATCGCGAAGGCACGGTTAACACTGTCAAGAAACCCTTCCAACGTACTGCGGGGACTTGAGGTGTCAACTGGTCTTAGCCGAAAGCGAGCCTGCCTTTCAAAGCTGTAAGCAGTATGTTTACCATTTATGATTTCGTTATAAATACCCGCTGTGGAATTTGTTTTGTATGGTTCCTGTTTAATTCGTTTGTAATACTGCTTAAGGTTTTGAACAGTTTCAGGTGAAAAGAGGAATTCGCCACGTCGTGGTCCATTGGCAATTCGAACTATCTTGATTTTAGTGTCGGGGATTGTCCACGTTGTAAGGTAGGTTGCTCTGACTTCAGCGGCATCCGGTATTTTATCGTCAGGTGGTAGAGAGATGCGATCCAGAATTTCTTTGAGCATTAT comes from the Halodesulfovibrio marinisediminis DSM 17456 genome and includes:
- a CDS encoding cupin domain-containing protein, with translation MHETRVGSYETPSRFHKVFRPWGTYQVMGEGPRYQVRRLTVYPGQALSLRKHYHRAEHWIVVRGTALLTCGDEKKLLTVSESKYVPVGMVYRLENPGKLNLEVIEVQSGEYVGEDDIVRL
- a CDS encoding isoaspartyl peptidase/L-asparaginase family protein, translated to MEPKIIVHGGAWTIPDDRKQAHLDGCRNAVEAAYPLLLQGASALDAVQAAINVLEKDDTFDAGRGAVLNADGQIELDASIMDGKDLNFGAVAGVRRFMTPVDIARKVLETEFCFLIGEGAERFAREQGLTECDPRDLFVERELQLYEKLRSKDGYSTHDAFAPMPKGTVGAVALDKDGNIAASTSTGGTPYKLPGRVGDSPICGAGVYADNELGGASCTGFGEGVIRTLMCAKACEYLSQHDASLAAKEAIEMLYRRVQGHAGVILLDKDGNYGIYHNTDHMAHAYVLPDGTIHTTVHKDS
- a CDS encoding DUF169 domain-containing protein, which gives rise to MSVDFKEMQATLMREMRLYHYPIAIKFFYDQAEADKYLEENEVHVPVKPMTYCQWEIAARMKGQNVYGTKEMLYCSNAHYSFGWKGLDEAEVKSHAKYTRNPEQAKRFIETKSQMPEGLIGIAVMPLASATKTPDVVHFYVDNMQAYHLAVDYMAATDTHPLRPAITMNSSACGGTVFSYITNEFNMVPSCSGSYNAGKTERGEINVMIPGEKMIATYERLLERIENLGSSSITKPGDGFPGQDVCKNCPLIIFKKSK
- a CDS encoding L-threonylcarbamoyladenylate synthase translates to MIVSTLSISEAVTALKQGEVICYPTETFYAVGCNALDPLAVEAVYKAKKRSGSMPLPVLIGSIDQLRLVTDVSSDIVHALANRFWPGSLSILVTASDRISPVLTGETGRVAVRVTPHPVAQKLCIEAGVPLVSTSANMSGRPAVTAASALDPELTENVAGVVDLEPAPAGGLASTLVEIVGPRAVRIVRNGAVSEIELRTSGLAVVPRVAGA
- the glgA gene encoding glycogen synthase GlgA — its product is MGADVVFIASEIFPFSKTGGLGDVLGALPLALHNKGIKTAVITPFYGRIGTAEYDIRLAWSDVPVGYPWAPITADVYQADYKGMPVYFIHRSEYFDRRFYYCNHRGDFFDNAERFIFFNRAAQSLMERFETAPQIIHAHDWQAALSPAYLYYNRMKNPFWEDTRSVFTIHNLAFQGRFASRLFENCGLPPSAWSMHGVEFYGDFNFMKAGISYADKITTVSPNYSKEILTQQFGCDLHNVLMARKDRLHGILNGADYDVWNPENNKYLAKAYTRNNVRGKRTCKCSLIEELGLDPELKKRPLLGFIGRLRKQKGVNMLVDVIPELMEKNVGLVVLGEGNLEREATLLNYMETYPKKMCTIVDYTEELAHKIQAASDIFLMPSTYEPCGLTQLYALKFGTIPVASAVGGLHDTIMSWPHPHATGFTFENINSGAFIDSISDAIDVWENNPREFRRIIGRAMAKDFSWDKAANEYVALYKELGLRT
- a CDS encoding mechanosensitive ion channel family protein is translated as MALETKSCPAPNPLCPPDTSSPRATLNSFLANVTIAIDGWRKKSNSPRTYQAFRRAVDTLDFSTTPKDSTTVVQIERIIMLKEILDRISLPPDDKIPDAAEVRATYLTTWTIPDTKIKIVRIANGPRRGEFLFSPETVQNLKQYYKRIKQEPYKTNSTAGIYNEIINGKHTAYSFERQARFRLRPVDTSSPRSTLEGFLDSVNRAFAIITKVNQSHSTMTKAKILEAQQAADDLFERAIDTLDLHDVPVAHREDVGIESVLLLKEIIDRLPLPQIDFVPDAAMVTAQLASQKEIHGKSYQYHWRFPNTEIEIVEIKEGERQGQFLFSAETVRRLRHFYQQIKDHPYRPDYLTAASPEEYIPPEKTEGFYNHYISTPGVLVPQAHLLSTLINNFPDSLKKAYGKHPLWQWLALAFSIAFILLTTYMAFRFIWVPAKSQKRPLRDWLRLLLPLVIISATYIGVYFLTKEANLTGDLLVTVVTGGKVLLILVSAWAAFSFCNAAAETITTSPLMAKEGFNATILKLTSRVLGAVAAGVIIVKGGQRLGLDMLPLLAGFGVGGLAVALAAKHTFANIIGCLTLLFNKPIKVGDLCRYNGKQCTVEHIGLISTRIRSSERTIITVPNADLAQMALENLQLRDKRLFNTVIQLRDETTPEQMRWILIKLRELLLGHPKVTPNPARVRFIGYGDFSKDIEIFAYLNCQDQNTFLAIQEDIFLRIEDIISESGSSTAFPSQTIYTSRDNEVNLEQCQHIESEVQKWRSKGQLPFPDFSEERREELLDKLEYPPKGSQSEKPLSGPSNPLKNKPKK
- a CDS encoding nitrite/sulfite reductase domain-containing protein yields the protein MATLPASALIQRDKETYQIRLTPPSGVVTADELRQLADVADKYDVPLLKITSGQRIALIGLNEEDMANAAEEVPFRIGGHYIQACPGTDWCKMGQCDSLGLGKTLTEKIGTLKTAAKIKVGVCGCPIGCSESHIRDIGFIGGKKGWTMVIGGNSGSRPRIADTLADNLTEEEALDLLNRFLTHYNETAKKKQRVARYVEEHGIEAIREAMGV
- the glgB gene encoding 1,4-alpha-glucan branching protein GlgB — its product is MRGKLKSVPAFFEPFDLYLFGKGTHWDLYRFLGAHSVEVDGVKGYRFAVWAPNAQEVHVAGDFNEWHFRELPLYPVGESGIWAAFVAGVQKGQLYKFSVLGEDGRDVYKVDPFAFYCELRPGVASRTWELDNYTWADDEWMQERRKQGPPLDQPISIYEVHLGSWCRDHDSESDGFLPYGQIAELLINYVKDMGFTHVELLPVAEHPLDESWGYQTSNYYAPTSRFGTPEEFKGFVDALHNAGIGIFLDWVPAHFPKDDWCLGRFDGSALYEHLDPQLGEHPDWGTYIFNYGRHEVRNFLFSNALYWLREFHIDGLRIDAVASMLYLDYSRCEGEWCPNKYGGRENLEAIDFLRELNRVAHEQFPGVAMIAEESTSWPGVSRPLYTGGLGFTFKWNMGWMHDSLTYFSTDPIYRSYAHNSLTFSMLYAFSENFILPLSHDEVVHGKGTILSKMSGDVWQQQANLRLLFSYMWAHPGKKMIFMGSEFGQWNEWNPREEIDWCLLQFPAHDGIRTLVRDLNRMLVTEEAMHKDDVSWEGFRWVDFSDYGASVISFVRMGGDGAPLFWIFNFTPVVRHHYRVASPKCGVWEEILNSDSMYYGGSNVGNIGAIETCSDDFGGEGFIELTLPPLGAICLKYQGGR
- a CDS encoding NUDIX domain-containing protein — protein: MSITYDIPCPNCSAPVTMYRNPAPTVDIVIYDPNQGVVLIERANEPHGWALPGGFIDYGETCEAAAIREAKEETNLDVTLTELIGVYSDPTRDPRHHTMSVAYSAVANDVSILTAGDDAQNARFFPLESLPHIVFDHNLIVEDFAKRLKRLNK
- a CDS encoding 23S rRNA (pseudouridine(1915)-N(3))-methyltransferase RlmH: MIQLKIIAVGKIKERFWTDAADHYITRLKRSYKFQEVIVKDGNAKMKPLERNNDEGKRILAALSPTDIPICMDEHGKTYTSVKFSQMLDRIGMDNNRTPTLIIGGAFGLSQEVLQKCQYKISLSPMTFTHEMARVILYEQLYRADAILRGSPYHHVEIR